The Maridesulfovibrio salexigens DSM 2638 region TTGACTCTGCTATCAGATAAATTAAGAATTGAATTTCAGGGCCGGTCCGGAAAGCGGAATTGGCCGGAGATTAACTATGAAGAATGATAAATTAAAAGAAATCGGTGAATACCTGCTGAAAGATATTGATTTTGCAGTAACAAGATTTGCCGAAATGATGATAGAGCACCAGCCGCGCTGGTATGCTGGTCTAGGGTTGGAAGAGTGCAAAAGGATCGCTTCTTACGGCGTGAGCATGAGTCTTGAATGTTTCATCCGTGGTGACTTGGAGCCTATGGGTAATTATTTCAATAGTTGCGCTGAAATCAAGCTTGACCGCGGTGTTGGCATTCGTGATGTGGTCGAAGGTACTTTGCTTGGCAAACAGGCTTTTATTGCTGTGGGTATGAAGTTTTATACCGAGCAGGCTGATCTGCTTGAGTTCCTTGCAGAGCTTGAGGATTATTATGTTCAGGTCCTTACTCTGACTGCGGATCGGTATTCAGGGATGCTTCTTTCCCGTTTGAATGCCGAACATGTGCGTAATAAACTTTTGCTGGAAGCATCCCGAACTGTAACCAGTGCCCTTGATCCTGATGAAGTTTTGAGCCGGTTGGCAGAGGTTTTGGCCGGAACTGTGGGTGAAGGCTGTTGTACTATTTTTCTGGTCAATCCTGAGACAGGCGGACTCGCTCCCTGCGCCGGATTTGGGTACGGCTCCAAGGAGTGTCAGAGTGCTTTGCAGGGCTTAAGGTTATGTCCTTCCGGCAGTACTCTCAGCAGTGTGGACGGTAAAAGCTACGGTTTTTGTTCTTCCAATAAAGCCAGCTCAACTTTTGCAGATATTCTCCCTGAGGCGGTTCGTTCCGGAAGTGCCTCTCTATTTCATATCACCAACAGTGACCGCATGGTCGGCGTTGCGCTTGTTTCCTCTGAAAAGCCCGGATTTACGTTTGATGCCGCCACTACTGAATTGATCGGCGGTATTCTGAATACTGTTGCGGTTGCCATTGAAAGTGCCGCTGCCGCGCGCCAGACAAAGCGCCAGCTTATGGAAAGTGAAAGCCTACGCCGGGTTGCCAATGTGCTCTTGCAGAGTCCTGAAGGCAAGAATGGCAGTGTTCTCAGCCTGATCGCTGATGAAGCCAGAACTATTGTCAATGGAATGGGAAGCGTGTTGATGCTGCTTGAGGGCGATTCTCTGCATTGCGTTTGCGGTTCAGGTGCCCCTAGATGTCCTATGGAATTTTATCCTGTGGAATCCACCTATTACGGCAGCGCTTTTCAAACCGGGGAAACTATCATTGTTCGCGATGCCCAGAGTGAAATTCCGGAAGCTGAGCGTAGTGAAGAACTTCGTACGCTGATAGTTGTGCCTTTGCTGGAAGGAGATAAGAAGCTTGGTTTGCTGATGGTCTCCAACAAGAGCGGCGGGTTTGACCATGCTGATAAGCGCATTATGGAAATGTTTGCGGCACAGGCGGTTCTGGCATTACGCAACAGTCGTATGTTCGAGCAAAGTGAAAAGCTGGTAGTACAGGGTGAACGTCAGCGTTTGGCCCGTGAACTGCACGATTCTGTGACTCAGGCTCTCTATGCGATTACCTTTTGTTCCGATGCTGCCGTACGTTCCTTTGAATCAGGCAAGAGTGGTGCGGCTATTGAGCAACTCAAGGCTTTGCAAGGCATGGCTCAGCAGGGCATGCGGG contains the following coding sequences:
- a CDS encoding GAF domain-containing sensor histidine kinase, which produces MKNDKLKEIGEYLLKDIDFAVTRFAEMMIEHQPRWYAGLGLEECKRIASYGVSMSLECFIRGDLEPMGNYFNSCAEIKLDRGVGIRDVVEGTLLGKQAFIAVGMKFYTEQADLLEFLAELEDYYVQVLTLTADRYSGMLLSRLNAEHVRNKLLLEASRTVTSALDPDEVLSRLAEVLAGTVGEGCCTIFLVNPETGGLAPCAGFGYGSKECQSALQGLRLCPSGSTLSSVDGKSYGFCSSNKASSTFADILPEAVRSGSASLFHITNSDRMVGVALVSSEKPGFTFDAATTELIGGILNTVAVAIESAAAARQTKRQLMESESLRRVANVLLQSPEGKNGSVLSLIADEARTIVNGMGSVLMLLEGDSLHCVCGSGAPRCPMEFYPVESTYYGSAFQTGETIIVRDAQSEIPEAERSEELRTLIVVPLLEGDKKLGLLMVSNKSGGFDHADKRIMEMFAAQAVLALRNSRMFEQSEKLVVQGERQRLARELHDSVTQALYAITFCSDAAVRSFESGKSGAAIEQLKALQGMAQQGMRDMRSLIFDLHPPELESEGLVGAIQARLNSVEIRSGLGADLFVEGDERRLPLRVEEELFRIAIEALNNSTKHSKAESVTVKVDFAEGKTVVQIIDDGQGFDIATLPTGGMGLRGIRERVERINAHLDINSESGKGTVLTVKVFDVEGTGGGDE